TTTGTTTTCTTTTCCTGTAATCTATTTAACCATTTTGAGCTTTTTCTAGACTTAAACTCTATACTTTAAGATCTGCACGCTTATCTAATTCTTTTTGAATCTTTGCAATGCGACTATCGCATGATGGATGAGTTAAATCCATAAACTGCTGTGCAATACTAAAACCTAAAGGAGAAAAAGGTTCACCTTTAGACCAATGTTTTTGTTGCAGAGCCTTAGCATCTTGTAAAAATTCAATTCCACCTTGCAAAGTTTTTTCATCAGAATTTTTATTTGCCCAGTTATCAGCTCGACGCTCTTCTAGTCGCATGCTAGCAGAATTAAAAACTAGCCCTGCTAATGCCGATGCCATAAATTTTGAATACACTTTAGTGGAAAAATGCTTATAAGGCTTTGCTTTGTGAGCACCCCAAAAATAAGCTGTTGCTATATTTATAGCTAATTGAGTTCTTGGAATTATCGTTGATGTGACATTTGGCATTTGAGCATGCCCTGTTTCATGTGAAAGTAACCATGTAGCAGCACGAGAGT
This portion of the Candidatus Dependentiae bacterium genome encodes:
- a CDS encoding M48 family metalloprotease, which translates into the protein MIIIGLFHAPISAMKWDYDIDQESAKNQTFFTDGISVAQVEQSLRDKHGLAIPEKFLFINNIYDILGNKMYMGAAYSAGHHSILLERDMVNRSNSRAATWLLSHETGHAQMPNVTSTIIPRTQLAINIATAYFWGAHKAKPYKHFSTKVYSKFMASALAGLVFNSASMRLEERRADNWANKNSDEKTLQGGIEFLQDAKALQQKHWSKGEPFSPLGFSIAQQFMDLTHPSCDSRIAKIQKELDKRADLKV